The region TGCGCGGGTCCAGGGCATCCCGCAGGCCGTCGCCCAAAAAGTTGATGCTGAGGACGGTCAGCAAAATTAACAGGCCGGGGAAAAACCACAACCAGGGCGCAGATTCCAGGTAATTGCTGGCCCCATCAAGCATATTGCCCCAGGTGGCAGTGGGCGGCTGGACGCCCAACCCCAGAAAACTGATGTACGCCTCGGCCAGAATAGCATTGGCCACCCCCAGCGTAGCCGCCACCACAATAGGGGCAACGGTGTTGGGCAGAATGTGCAGGAAGATGATTTGCAAGTTTGACGTGCCGGTGGCCCGCGCGGCCAGAATGAACTCATTTTCCTTAAGCGACAAAAATTCTGCCCGGACAATGCGGGCCAGGTACATCCAACTGGTCAGGCCAATGATAACCACAATCACCACCACACTGCCGCTAAAGGCGCGGCCAAAGACAACCATTTCAGGCACTTTGCCCCCAAAGAATTTAGCCATCACAATGAGCAGGAATATTTCGGGGATGTTGAGCATGGCCTCGGTGATGCGCATCAAGATATTGTCAATTGTACCGCCGTAATATCCAGCCACGGCCCCAATCAGCACCCCCACCAGGCACACAATCATCACCGCGGTCAGGCCAATGAGCAGGGAAATCTGCCCGCCGGAAATGGTGCGGGCCAGAATATCACGGCCAATGGTATCGGTGCCAAAGGGGTGTTGGAGCGTAGGGGGCTGGAGGCGCTGGGTGGTATCGGTATAGTTGGCGTAACTTTCCGGGAGGATGAACGCGCCGCCAAAAGAGTAGAGAAACAACAACAAAAGGGTGATGGCCCCAAACATGGCCATCTTGTGCCGCCGGAAACGCCGCCAGGCCAGTTGGCCCAGGCTAAGTGGAGGCGTTTCCAGGTCGTCTGGAACAAAGGTAGCTATTGATGAGGTTTGCGTTGAAACTGCCATAATTTCCTATTGTTCATAACGGATACGCGGGTCAAGCCAGGCATAAACAACATCGGTAATAATTTGAAAAACCACCACCGCCGTGGCCACCAACATTAAAATACCCATCACCACCGGCAGGTCGCTCCGGGCCACGTGGTCTAAAAACAACCGGCCCATGCCGGGCCAGGCAAAGATGCGCTCGGTGACCACAGCGCCGGCCAGCAGCAGGGGCAAATCCAGGCC is a window of Anaerolineae bacterium DNA encoding:
- a CDS encoding ABC transporter permease, which produces MAVSTQTSSIATFVPDDLETPPLSLGQLAWRRFRRHKMAMFGAITLLLLFLYSFGGAFILPESYANYTDTTQRLQPPTLQHPFGTDTIGRDILARTISGGQISLLIGLTAVMIVCLVGVLIGAVAGYYGGTIDNILMRITEAMLNIPEIFLLIVMAKFFGGKVPEMVVFGRAFSGSVVVIVVIIGLTSWMYLARIVRAEFLSLKENEFILAARATGTSNLQIIFLHILPNTVAPIVVAATLGVANAILAEAYISFLGLGVQPPTATWGNMLDGASNYLESAPWLWFFPGLLILLTVLSINFLGDGLRDALDPRSRTV